Proteins from one Oncorhynchus masou masou isolate Uvic2021 chromosome 12, UVic_Omas_1.1, whole genome shotgun sequence genomic window:
- the LOC135550710 gene encoding protein FAM222B-like encodes MLACLPGPGDLSLQLLSHTQMNTGLQKWDTTQRMRSAQYPTPAELDAYAKKVANNPLTIKIFPNSVKVPQRNHVRRTVNGLDTSCQRYSPYPPSQASAKAGLLAIIKMPVIKGILKDFDGSRVRLQPSEVIMNPPGPGGPYAAAAASASTLNLHHPPSQGQGMPRQSLNPHPGSQTHPQTLQQTHSQQQGQCQVLRHPPSMPQQHPEQSLPRAQTLSHPPALGHPQPPSGPTLLLQQQQQQNLQQQGQPPPGHQGGRKLPDADAPPNVTVSTSTIPLSMAAGLNQGRQPDLSSIVHQINQFCQARAQGAGATSMCEGQIANPSPISRNLLINASSRLSMHSHPHPNVCPPGLPPHPNCIMCPANKAAAPSHPQNNMAASNMMPVYHNDIKQQQQQQHQQQHQQHNHQQQMRWNQQQLAHLQHMQQDGGGHPCKHPSHMGYPPELCVGQPYSLKPPIEKPTPSPPNNNNGMPGGPLAHYTSGGHYFQQHAVWNSSILPTPNSDSSGSQDLSMPFHGGPPGGSTTLDCSGPPGGGHYRPGASSSSSGQTSLVQTADYLGGDFQTPCFRDHNLGLMGKMHRPPMNRVGPEVGPGDGRTAHIQHPGYR; translated from the coding sequence GGGACACTACACAGAGGATGAGATCCGCTCAATATCCAACCCCTGCAGAATTGGATGCCTATGCTAAGAAGGTTGCCAACAACCCCCTGACCATTAAGATCTTCCCCAACAGCGTCAAGGTCCCCCAGAGGAACCACGTGCGCCGCACAGTCAACGGGCTGGATACCTCTTGCCAGCGCTACAGCCCCTACCCCCCCTCTCAGGCCAGCGCCAAGGCCGGCCTCCTTGCCATCATCAAGATGCCCGTCATCAAGGGCATCCTCAAAGACTTTGATGGCAGCCGGGTACGCCTGCAACCCTCCGAGGTGATCATGAACCCCCCTGGCCCCGGAGGGCCATACGCAGCAGCAGCCGCCTCGGCCAGCACTTTAAACCTACACCACCCCCCTTCCCAAGGCCAGGGCATGCCCCGGCAGAGCCTGAACCCTCACCCTGGGAGCCAGACTCACCCTCAGACTCTACAACAGACTCACTCCCAGCAGCAGGGTCAGTGCCAGGTCCTCAGACACCCACCCTCCATGCCCCAGCAGCACCCAGAGCAGAGTCTGCCCAGGGCCCAGACTCTGTCCCACCCCCCAGCCCTGGGCCACCCCCAGCCTCCCTCTGGCCCCACTCTCCTGctccaacagcagcagcaacagaacCTTCAGCAGCAGGGGCAGCCTCCTCCCGGCCATCAGGGGGGCCGAAAGCTGCCAGACGCCGACGCGCCGCCTAACGTGACCGTCTCTACCTCAACAATTCCTCTGTCCATGGCCGCCGGCCTGAACCAGGGCCGCCAGCCAGACCTGAGCAGCATCGTGCACCAGATCAACCAGTTCTGCCAAGCCCGGGCCCAGGGGGCTGGGGCCACCTCAATGTGCGAGGGCCAGATCGCGAACCCCAGCCCCATCAGCCGCAACCTCCTCATCAACGCCAGCTCCAGGTTGTCCATGCACAGCCACCCACACCCCAACGTCTGTCCCCCCGGGCTGCCCCCACACCCCAACTGCATCATGTGTCCTGCGAACAAGGCTGCTGCCCCCTCTCACCCCCAAAACAACATGGCTGCTTCTAACATGATGCCTGTTTACCACAATGATAtcaaacagcagcagcaacaacagcatcaACAACAGCATCAACAACATAATCACCAACAGCAGATGCGCTGGAACCAGCAGCAGTTGGCTCATCTACAGCACATGCAGCAAGATGGCGGGGGCCACCCCTGCAAGCACCCCTCTCACATGGGCTACCCCCCAGAGCTGTGTGTGGGCCAGCCATACAGCCTGAAGCCTCCTATAGAGAagcccaccccctctccccccaacAACAACAATGGCATGCCTGGGGGTCCACTGGCCCACTACACCAGTGGTGGCCACTATTTCCAACAACACGCTGTGTGGAACAGCAGTATCCTGCCAACGCCCAACAGCGACAGCTCCGGGTCTCAGGACCTGTCCATGCCATTCCATGGTGGGCCCCCAGGGGGCTCCACCACCCTAGACTGCAGTGGGCCCCCTGGGGGAGGCCATTACAGGCCCGGGGCGAGCTCCTCCTCCTCCGGCCAGACTAGTCTGGTGCAAACGGCAGATTACTTGGGCGGGGACTTCCAGACGCCCTGCTTCCGAGATCACAATCTGGGGCTGATGGGAAAGATGCACAGGCCTCCCATGAACAGGGTGGGGCCCGAAGTTGGCCCCGGGGACGGCAGAACCGCTCACATCCAGCACCCAGGGTACAGATAA
- the trpv1 gene encoding transient receptor potential cation channel subfamily V member 1, with product MSKSKGPEYPSFSLETDDRTDDERAQSRQVKKPDRLVSALGLGSSEGPKAPMDSDYQDELEEAAPKIRFNLNFDKEVRCLQENKEDRDSKRFDIKRLFEAVSTGDVMKLEGLHQYLHQSMKKLSNTEYQSYGKNVLLKALLNLRNGRNNTIEYLLDISEKMGDIKELVNAAYTDSYYKGQTALHIAIERRSTYFVELLIKKGANVHAKACGKFFQLNDGPSFYFGELPLSLAACTNQPEVVDFLLENDYHRVDVRESDSLGNMVLHALVVLADNTPENTDFITSMYDHILTTAARLHPKWRLEDIENNQGLTTIKLAAKTGKIGLFKHMMHREFQERETRNLSRKFTEWVYGPVHSSLYDLDSLDSYEKNSVLEIIVYSSDIPNRHEMLQIEPLNRLLEEKWDKFAARMFFLNFLVYLVYLSVFTAVAYYRKKGTPPFTLEHTRQEYLRLAGQVFITVGACYFFIRGILDLKRKRPSLDTLLIDGYSEILFFLQAIFFLASSVLYCCGREEYLGFFVLCLALSWVNLLYFSRGYRHMGIYSVMIQKMILCDILRFLFVYVTFLFGFSAAVVTLLMEPELPANNTAHPINSTDGRGRTFFLPTEDSCIKPTFRNISHTIMELFKFTIGMGDLEFTEGYQYKEVFYMLLISYIVLTYILLLNMLIALMSRTVEKMSLESTSIWKLQRAITILDLERSLPRCLRRRLRSGVDKDLGTRAGEKDRRWCFRVEEVNWNKWNTNLGIINEDPGSGETARLSPTHSSRTLGRERSWRGFLGNVSRRQHTQPQQQTQVESTEMSSLSPLNHV from the exons ATGAGCAAGTCAAAGGGCCCAGAGTACCCTTCCTTCTCTCTGGAGACGGATGACAGGACAGATGATGAGAGGGCACAGAGCAgacaggtgaagaagcctgaCCGGCTGGTGTCTGCCCTAGGCTTAGGCAGTTCGGAGGGGCCCAAAGCCCCCATGGACTCAGACTACCAGGATGAGCTGGAGGAGGCCGCTCCCAAGATTAGATTCAATCTCAATTTTGACAA AGAAGTACGATGTTTGCAGGAGAACAAAGAGGACAGGGACAGCAAGAGGTTTGACATCAAGAGGCTGTTTGAGGCCGTGTCCACTGGTGATGTCATGAAGCTGGAGGGGCTGCATCAGTACTTGCATCAGTCCATGAAAAAGCTCTCCAACACTGAGT ATCAATCGTATGGTAAAAACGTCCTGCTGAAGGCTCTACTGAATCTGAGAAATGGCAGAAATAACACAATTGAATATCTCCTTGACATCTCAGAGAAGATGGGGGACATCAAAGAATTAGTAAATGCTGCATACACAGACAGCTATTACAAAG GTCAAACAGCCCTTCATATTGCCATTGAGAGAAGGAGCACCTATTTTGTTGAGCTATTGATCAAGAAAGGAGCAAACGTCCATGCCAAAGCCTGTGGGAAATTCTTCCAGCTCAATGATGGACCCAGCTTCTACTTTG GTGAGCTACCTCTGTCCCTGGCTGCATGCACCAACCAGCCTGAGGTGGTGGACTTTCTGCTGGAGAATGACTACCACAGAGTGGATGTGAGGGAGAGTGATTCTCTGGGTAACATGGTGTTGCATGCCCTGGTGGTGTTGGCTGATAACACACCAGAGAACACTGACTTCATCACCTCTATGTATGACCACATCCTCACAACAGCTGCCCGCCTGCACCCCAAATGGAGGCTGGAGGACATTGAGAACAACCAGGGCCTGACGACTATAAAACTGGCTGCCAAGACTGGCAAGATCGGG CTGTTTAAGCACATGATGCATCGTGAGTTCCAGGAGAGGGAGACCAGAAACCTGTCCCGTAAATTCACTGAGTGGGTTTACGGACCCGTCCACTCCTCCCTGTATGACCTGGACTCACTGGACTCCTACGAGAAGAACTCTGTCCTGGAAATCATCGTTTACAGCAGTGACATTCCT AATCGCCATGAGATGCTGCAGATTGAGCCTCTGAACAGGCTACTGGAGGAGAAGTGGGACAAGTTTGCTGCTCGGATGTTTTTCTTAAACTTCCTGGTTTACCTGGTTTACCTCTCCGTCTTCACTGCTGTCGCCTACTACAGGAAGAAGGGAACG CCACCTTTTACTCTGGAACATACCAGACAGGAGTACCTGCGACTCGCCGGTCAGGTTTTTATAACTGTGGGAGCCTGCTATTTCTTCATAAGAGGG ATATTAGACTTGAAGAGAAAACGTCCAAGCCTGGACACTTTGCTGATTGACGGATACAGTGAAATCCTTTT TTTTCTGCAGGCGATTTTCTTCCTGGCCTCCTCagtgctgtactgctgtggtaGGGAGGAGTACCTGGGTTTTTTTGTGCTGTGTCTGGCTCTCAGCTGGGTCAACCTGCTCTACTTCTCCAGGGGATACAGACACATGGGCATCTACAGTGTCATGATACAGAAG ATGATCCTATGTGATATCTTGCGCTTTCTCTTTGTCTACGTTACCTTCCTCTTTGGGTTTTCAGCAG CGGTGGTCACTTTGTTGATGGAACCTGAATTGCCAGCCAATAATACAGCACATCCAATAAACAGTACAGATGGAAGAGGTCGTACCTTTTTCCTTCCCACTGAGGATTCGTGTATAAAACCCACTTTCAGGAACATCTCTCACACTATCATGGAGCTGTTCAAGTTCACCATCGGCATGGGAGACCTGGAGTTCACAGAGGG GTACCAGTACAAGGAAGTGTTCTACATGCTGCTAATCTCCTACATCGTGCTCACCTACATCCTGCTGCTCAACATGCTCATCGCCCTCATGAGCCGCACTGTGGAGAAGATGTCCCTGGAGAGCACCAGCATCTGGAAACTACAG CGGGCCATCACCATCCTGGATCTGGAAAGGAGCCTGCCTCGCTGCTTGAGAAGGAGGCTTCGTTCTGGGGTGGACAAGGACCTGGGGACCAGGGCTGGAGAGAAAGACCGCCGATGGTGCTTCAG AGTGGAGGAAGTCAACTGGAACAAATGGAACACCAACCTGGGAATAATCAATGAGGATCCAGGGAGCGGAGAAACGGCCAGGCTGTCCCCTACACACAGCAGCAGAACACTAGGCAGAG AGAGGAGCTGGCGGGGGTTCCTGGGAAATGTCAGTCGAAGACAACATACACAGCCTCAGCAACAAACACAAGTAGAGAGCACAGAgatgtcctctctgtctcctctcaacCATGTCTGA